GCGGAACGGTTGCGCGCCGCGCATTACAACCTGTTCCTGCTGCCGGCCGAGGACGTGCTCATTGACCTGCTCACCGATTCCGGCACCGGCGCGATGTCCACCGCCCAGTGGGCAGCCCTGATCGAGGGTGACGAAAGCTACGCCGGCAGCAAGAGCTTCGACCACTTCCGTGATTCGGTGCAGGAAATCTTCGGCTACAAGCACGTCATCCCCACGCACCAGGGACGCGCCGCGGAGCGCATCCTCTTCGGCGTCGCCTGCAAGAAGGGAGACGTTGTTCCCAACAACACCCACTTCGACACCACGCGGGCCAACGTGGAATTCGTGGGCGCCGAAGCGGTCGATCTGGTAATTGAAGAAGGCCGCCATCCCTCCGCCCAGCACCCGTTCAAAGGCAACATGGATGTACCCGCGCTCGAAGCCCTGA
This region of Terriglobales bacterium genomic DNA includes:
- a CDS encoding tryptophanase, which codes for MPIRTIIEPFRIKSVEPIRWTTREQRAERLRAAHYNLFLLPAEDVLIDLLTDSGTGAMSTAQWAALIEGDESYAGSKSFDHFRDSVQEIFGYKHVIPTHQGRAAERILFGVACKKGDVVPNNTHFDTTRANVEFVGAEAVDLVIEEGRHPSAQHPFKGNMDVPALEALIQRVGRARIPLVMLTVTNNSGGGQPVSMENVRQVSAVCKRHGIPLYFDACRFAENAWFIKLREKGYQSKTPIEIAQEMFSYG